A genomic window from Marivivens aquimaris includes:
- the hutH gene encoding histidine ammonia-lyase, whose protein sequence is MTTLTLTPGATNLADLEMIWRDGLAVRLDPACHDGIRAAQAQIADAANGTDAVYGVNTGFGKLASVKIDPSDTATLQRNLILSHCCGVGEAIPEPHARLMMALKLLSLGRGASGVRMELVELLEGMLAQGVTPVIPVQGSVGASGDLAPLAHMAAAMIGHGEATFEGKVLPGAEALRRAGLTPIVLGAKEGLALINGTQFTTAYALIGLFGAWRAMCSALVTSAMSTDAIMGSTAPLQPEIHSLRGHAGQIEAAATMRALLDGSVIRESHREGDTRVQDPYCIRCQPQVTGAAMDMLRMAARTLEIEANAATDNPLVLSEAGLIVSGGNFHAEPVGFAADMIALAIAEIGAIAQRRIALIVDPVLSHDLPPFLTPNPGLNSGYMIAEVTTAALMSENKHLANPCVTDSTPTSANQEDHVSMAAHGAVRLSRMVANLERILGVELLCAAQGVEFRAPLETSAPLASVIAAVREQVETLGDDRYLAPDLEKAAALIASNAIVAATNTHMPELHP, encoded by the coding sequence ATGACCACACTGACCCTGACACCCGGCGCCACCAATCTGGCCGATCTGGAAATGATCTGGCGCGACGGGCTTGCCGTGCGCCTTGATCCGGCCTGCCATGACGGCATCCGTGCGGCGCAGGCACAGATTGCTGACGCGGCCAATGGGACGGACGCGGTTTACGGCGTGAACACCGGCTTTGGCAAACTGGCCTCGGTCAAGATTGACCCGTCCGACACTGCCACCCTGCAACGCAACCTGATCCTGTCCCATTGCTGCGGCGTGGGCGAGGCGATCCCCGAACCCCACGCCCGCCTGATGATGGCGCTGAAACTGCTGTCGCTGGGGCGCGGTGCGTCCGGCGTGCGGATGGAGCTGGTCGAACTGCTGGAAGGGATGCTGGCGCAGGGCGTCACGCCGGTGATCCCGGTGCAGGGATCGGTCGGCGCGTCCGGCGATCTGGCACCGCTGGCGCATATGGCAGCGGCAATGATCGGCCACGGCGAAGCGACGTTCGAAGGCAAGGTTCTGCCGGGGGCCGAGGCGTTGCGCCGCGCAGGCCTGACCCCCATCGTGCTGGGCGCGAAAGAGGGGCTGGCCCTGATCAACGGCACGCAATTCACCACCGCCTATGCCCTGATCGGCCTTTTTGGCGCGTGGCGGGCGATGTGCTCGGCTTTGGTCACATCGGCCATGTCCACGGACGCGATCATGGGATCGACCGCGCCGTTGCAACCCGAAATTCACAGCTTACGCGGCCATGCAGGCCAGATCGAAGCCGCCGCGACCATGCGCGCGCTTCTGGATGGCTCGGTCATTCGCGAAAGCCACCGCGAAGGCGATACGCGCGTGCAAGACCCCTATTGCATCCGCTGCCAGCCGCAGGTGACGGGGGCTGCGATGGACATGCTGCGCATGGCGGCGCGCACGTTAGAGATCGAGGCGAACGCCGCCACCGATAACCCGCTGGTGCTGAGCGAAGCCGGGCTGATTGTCTCGGGCGGGAACTTCCACGCCGAACCCGTGGGCTTTGCCGCTGACATGATCGCGCTGGCAATTGCCGAGATCGGCGCGATTGCGCAGCGTCGGATTGCCCTGATCGTGGATCCGGTGCTCAGCCACGATCTGCCGCCGTTCCTGACGCCCAATCCGGGGCTGAACTCGGGCTATATGATTGCCGAAGTGACCACCGCCGCGTTGATGAGCGAAAACAAGCATCTGGCCAACCCCTGCGTGACGGATTCAACGCCCACCTCGGCCAATCAGGAAGATCACGTCAGCATGGCCGCCCACGGCGCGGTGCGCCTGTCGCGCATGGTCGCCAATCTGGAACGTATCCTTGGCGTCGAGCTTCTGTGCGCCGCGCAGGGTGTCGAATTCCGCGCCCCGCTGGAGACAAGTGCGCCGCTGGCATCCGTGATCGCCGCCGTGCGCGAACAGGTCGAAACGCTGGGCGACGACCGTTACCTTGCGCCTGACTTGGAAAAAGCGGCAGCGCTGATCGCATCAAACGCGATTGTGGCCGCCACAAACACCCACATGCCGGAGCTTCACCCATGA
- the hutI gene encoding imidazolonepropionase, with translation MLQLLTDLHVATMAHGDAPYGMIRDAAIAIQDGKIAWVGPQTDVPADYAGLDQRSLGGRVVTPGLIDCHTHIVHGGDRAVEFEMRLNGASYEEVARAGGGIVSTVTATRAASEDELLAQALRRVDVLIAEGVATIEIKSGYGLDTETELRMLRVARMIADQRPIRVKTTFLGAHATPAEYAGRDDDYIDEVCIPALCAAHAEGLVDAVDGFCEGIAFQPAQIGRVFDVARDLGLPVKLHAEQLSNLGGAKLAASYGALSADHIEYLDEPGVRAMADAGTVAVILPGAFYTLRETQQPPLDLLRKHGVPIALATDLNPGTSPLNSILLTMNMGCTLFRMTPEEALRGVTQHAAAALGLTDLGTIAPGQVADLAVWDIAEPAELSYRIGFNPLAFRITGEIA, from the coding sequence ATGCTCCAGCTTTTGACCGATCTGCACGTAGCAACCATGGCGCATGGCGATGCGCCCTATGGGATGATCCGCGACGCAGCGATCGCCATTCAGGATGGCAAAATCGCTTGGGTCGGTCCTCAGACAGACGTGCCAGCAGATTATGCCGGACTGGATCAACGGTCGCTGGGCGGGCGCGTGGTGACACCCGGCCTGATCGACTGTCACACCCATATCGTACATGGCGGCGACCGCGCGGTCGAATTCGAAATGCGCCTGAACGGGGCTAGCTATGAAGAAGTCGCGCGCGCCGGGGGTGGCATCGTGTCGACCGTCACGGCCACCCGCGCGGCCAGCGAGGACGAGTTGCTGGCGCAGGCCTTGCGCCGCGTTGACGTGCTGATCGCCGAAGGCGTGGCGACCATCGAAATCAAATCGGGCTATGGTCTGGACACGGAGACTGAGCTTCGGATGCTGCGTGTCGCACGGATGATTGCCGACCAGCGCCCCATCCGCGTCAAGACCACCTTCCTTGGCGCCCACGCCACGCCCGCCGAATATGCCGGTCGTGACGATGACTATATTGACGAGGTCTGCATCCCCGCTCTGTGCGCCGCCCACGCCGAAGGGCTGGTGGATGCGGTGGACGGGTTCTGCGAAGGCATCGCCTTTCAGCCCGCCCAGATCGGCCGCGTGTTTGACGTGGCCCGCGACCTTGGCCTGCCGGTGAAACTGCACGCCGAACAACTGTCCAATCTGGGCGGCGCGAAATTGGCGGCAAGCTATGGCGCGTTGTCGGCGGACCATATCGAGTATCTGGACGAACCCGGCGTGCGCGCGATGGCGGACGCTGGCACCGTGGCCGTGATCCTGCCCGGTGCGTTCTACACCCTGCGTGAAACCCAGCAGCCCCCGCTTGATCTTCTGCGCAAGCATGGGGTGCCGATTGCGCTCGCGACGGATTTGAATCCCGGCACCTCTCCGCTGAACTCGATCCTGCTGACGATGAATATGGGCTGCACCCTGTTTCGCATGACACCAGAAGAAGCGCTGCGCGGCGTCACGCAACACGCCGCCGCCGCGCTGGGGCTGACGGATCTGGGCACGATTGCGCCCGGTCAGGTGGCTGATCTAGCCGTTTGGGACATCGCCGAACCGGCAGAACTGTCTTATCGCATCGGCTTCAATCCGTTGGCGTTTCGTATCACCGGAGAAATCGCATGA
- a CDS encoding formimidoylglutamate deiminase, which translates to MIHARQALLASGWAQDVRITIKDGRIDQIAPNTAAQTGDMRVDTLLPALGNLHSHTFQRAMAGMTELRKAGRDSFWTWRKLMYRFMDRLTPEQIEAIAALVFVEMQEAGYASVGEFHYVHHQRGGAPYDALAELSLRVMAAAGETGIGLTHLPVLYTYGGAGKVALAEGQMRFGNDVDRFTDLVQGARAGLSALPDDARVGIAPHSLRATSPDDLARALADHQGGPVHIHISEQPKEVEDIQNWLGARPVEWLLANAPVDAGWCLIHATHMTEGETRAMAASGAVAGLCPITEANLGDGPFNGPTFLGAGGAFGVGSDSNVNISLTEELRTLEYSQRLRDVARNVMVVREGSVGATLYTGAARGGAQALGRDAGEIAPGRLADLVAIDSTDPTLCALKPDQILDGLCFAAKDTVITDLWSAGRHNVTGGRHIARDAVVARYRSAVADLLASL; encoded by the coding sequence ATGATCCACGCCCGTCAGGCCTTGCTCGCGTCCGGTTGGGCGCAGGATGTCCGCATCACCATTAAAGATGGCCGCATTGATCAGATCGCGCCCAATACGGCTGCCCAGACGGGGGACATGCGCGTTGATACGCTTCTGCCCGCCTTGGGCAACCTGCACTCGCACACGTTCCAGCGCGCGATGGCGGGCATGACCGAGCTGCGCAAGGCCGGGCGCGACAGTTTCTGGACATGGCGCAAGCTGATGTATCGCTTCATGGACCGCCTGACCCCGGAGCAGATCGAGGCCATCGCCGCGCTTGTGTTCGTCGAAATGCAGGAGGCCGGGTATGCCAGCGTGGGCGAGTTTCACTATGTCCACCACCAGCGCGGCGGCGCGCCCTATGATGCGCTGGCCGAATTGTCGCTGCGGGTGATGGCGGCGGCGGGCGAGACCGGCATCGGGCTGACCCATCTGCCGGTGCTGTATACCTATGGCGGGGCGGGCAAGGTGGCGTTGGCCGAAGGGCAGATGCGCTTTGGCAATGATGTCGACCGCTTTACCGATCTGGTGCAAGGGGCGCGTGCGGGGCTTTCCGCCCTGCCCGATGACGCCCGCGTGGGCATCGCGCCGCATTCGTTGCGCGCCACATCCCCCGACGATCTGGCCCGTGCGCTGGCGGATCATCAGGGCGGGCCGGTGCATATCCACATCTCGGAACAGCCCAAGGAAGTCGAGGACATCCAGAATTGGCTGGGCGCACGTCCTGTCGAGTGGCTTTTGGCCAATGCCCCCGTCGACGCGGGCTGGTGCCTGATCCACGCCACCCACATGACCGAGGGCGAGACCCGCGCGATGGCAGCCTCCGGCGCGGTCGCGGGCCTGTGCCCCATTACAGAAGCGAACCTTGGCGATGGCCCCTTCAACGGCCCCACCTTCCTTGGGGCTGGCGGCGCGTTCGGCGTCGGGTCGGACAGCAACGTCAATATCTCGCTGACTGAAGAACTGCGCACGCTTGAATATTCCCAACGTCTGCGCGACGTGGCACGCAACGTGATGGTAGTCCGCGAAGGCTCGGTCGGGGCAACGCTTTACACAGGTGCGGCCCGCGGCGGCGCGCAGGCTTTGGGCCGCGACGCGGGCGAGATTGCGCCGGGGCGTTTGGCAGATTTGGTCGCCATCGACAGCACTGACCCCACATTGTGCGCCCTGAAACCTGACCAGATCCTTGACGGTCTGTGTTTCGCGGCGAAAGACACCGTCATCACTGACCTGTGGTCTGCCGGGCGGCACAATGTGACTGGCGGGCGGCACATCGCGCGCGACGCGGTGGTCGCGCGGTATCGAAGTGCGGTCGCGGACCTGCTCGCCTCGCTTTAG